GGCCAGGTGCGAACGCTGTTACGTCGCCCTAAAATAATCGGTTTATTGTTTCTCAGCGCCTCGGTTATAGCCTGTAACTGGTTGGTGTTCATCTGGGCAGTAACCAACGATCACGTTATCGATGCTAGCCTTGGCTACTTCATCAACCCACTATTGAATGTTGCCCTTGGAGTGATGTTGCTAAGCGAGCGCCCAGGTAAGCTGTCACTGGTTGCGGTGGCATTAGCTGCGATTGGGGTGTTGTACCAGTTGGTACAGTTCGGCTCTGTGCCTTATGTATCGCTTTTTCTTGCGTCCAGCTTCGGCATCTACGGTCTAATCCGCAAACAGATCAAGGTGCAAGCCACCACCGGACTGCTGATTGAAACCGCGTTGTTATTACCGTTTGCGCTGCTCTATTGGAGTTTGATTGATACTGCCAGCGGCGACATGAGCAGTAACCCATTAAACATCAATCTACTGCTGGTGCTGTCAGGCGTGGTCACTACCCTACCGTTATTGGCATTCAGTGCCGCCGCGGTCAGGATACCCTTTTATCTATTGGGGATGTTGCAGTACATCGGCCCAAGCTTGATGCTGGTGATGGCGCTAACCATCTTTGGCGAGCAGTTTAACCCAGAGCAAACCGTTACCTTTGGTTGCATCTGGTTAGCACTGATTTTGATGAGCGCCGAGGCCCTAACCAAAGCTAGGGCTCGACGTAAAGCGAAGCGGAGTTCGGCCGCTTAGGCCTGCATCAACTCCAGCATCTTGCGGTAATTGGTCAGCGCTCGATCGCGCTGGCCAAGTTGCTCTTGCAGGGTAATAACCCCCTGATAACGAGCGACGGTAGCTTCATTAGCTAACGCCTGTTGGCGGTGGTTCAAGGCCTTGTCATAGCTTTTATGGCGTTCCGCCAAGGTGCCGTAACAATCCTCTAGTGCCGCCACATCAGCATTCGGGTATTTACGTCGTAATACGTTGCCCAACTCCTCTTCGGCGCCAGCAGAGGCATCCAACAGAACATTCAGCATCGCTTCTTCAGGTTGCCCCTTAGGCAACTTATCGAGTAGGAACGCACGGGCTTTGTCATTAGCCCCTAAACGCACCAACTGCTGAGCATAGAGTACCTGCAAGTCCTGCCGTTTTTTCAACTGACGCGGCAATGCATCCCAGCGATTCTTAACCCCATCAACGGTCTCGCAAATGGCGAAGCGCGCTTGCTCTACCTCAATAGGCAGTTGCGCCAGTTCCGCCGCTGGTAGAGCCTTATCTTTGCTGATCAGCGGGATCAACTCAGCCAGAGCATCCCAATCCTGCTGCTTGCGATACAGTGCTAGAGCCAAACGGCGTACTGTCGGCTTAGATTTAACCCCAGCATCAAGCCCATCAAGCTGGGTGCGAGCCTGTTCAAACTCGCCATCTTCAAGCAGGTAACGTACGCGAGTAATGGCGGCGGTGGTTATCGCATCTGGCTGTTTCTCGGCCTGAGTGAGGTAACCTTGCCATGCTTCACTATCACCACGTTGGTGAGCTGCTCGGGCGGCAGCAAAGTAGTTAATCATCGGTGCCTCACCAGCCTTAGCGCCTTTGGCCATCGCTTTCTCAGCTTTGCTCCAATCTTGCTCAGCCAGTGCCAAGAAACCACTCAAAGTATGCTGCTTAGCACGGCGCTGGCGCCAGCGTTTTGGCATCAACATAGTGGCACCGGTAGTGTTGATTAGTTTGATCACTAGCCACTCAAGTAACTGCAAACCAGCAAATAACACCAAAGCGATAATCACCAATGCCACCAGTGACGTTTCGACGGTGTAGTCGGCCACGGAGATCATCACATAGCCTTTATACTCAACCAACTGTGGGCCAGCAATCAACCCCGCGATCACCAGTACCGCATATATCAATAAGCGGATCATGGCGCCTCCTTCAGCAAGCTTTTCGCCACCAATTCGTGCAGCGGCTCAGCGGCGCTAAACTGAATTGATTGCACCTTGGCTAAATCAGCGTTTTGCCACGTGGCCATGCGCTTCAGAGCTGACTCAACTTGTGGCGTTTCTAAGTTGAAGTAATCACGCACCCAGCCTTGGGCGGTTTTGAGCGCTTGATCCATCGCCGCTTCATCACCCAAGTACAACGCCAATTGCGCTTGTGATAGCTTGCCGCGCAAATGCTCACGCAGGTACCACTCTTGCGCCGGAGCCAATAACGGTTGCACCTGTTCTTGACGACGGCGTACGGTAATGAAGTCATCCATCAATGCACGCCAACTGGCCACTAAGTTAGCTCGCCATTGGGTCATATCGGTCGAGACTTCGCTGCTTTGTGGTTGTTCGATTACCTCTGGTAACTCGACCCGATTCAGCGGCAGGTTATCGATCTCTTGTACCAGCGCTTCCATCGCCATGCCGATACCATCACGATCAACCCGTGGCAGGTTTTGCACCTTGGCTAAATCGTTCTGCAGCGCTTGGCGAATTGGCTTGAGTTGCGGGCTAGAAAGCAGCGCTAAACGTGCGTCCGCATCCTTTAGCAACATCATCGCAGTGTCAGGATCTTGCTCTAGAATCAACTTACGTTCGGCCATCTGCAGCAGGTAGTTAGCTTCCGCTAGCAACCAATCTTGTGGCTGGGCATTGCGCACCTTTTCTTGCTCAGCTTGGATCCGCAGCTCAGCTTGCTTGACGTTGCTGATCAACGCGCCCATCTTTTCCGCATTACCCTGTTGCTGCTGTTGCAGCTGTTCAAGGCTACCCTGAGCACGGCTACTTTGTTGCGCCAGTTGCGATTTGAGATCGGCGATGTCGTTGCTTAGCAACGCATTGGTTTGCCGCTCTTGTTGGCCTTGGAGAAAATGCCAACCGGTAAAAACGGCTGAGCCTAAACCGATAACCAGTGCAATCAAAGAGATGGTAATTGCGGCACCGCCGCCCTGTTTGTCGCGGACGGGCTCAGCCTGGGTATTGCCGTTGGCTGGATCCACCTGAACCGCTTTTGGGGTAGGCGCAGCTGCACCGGTGTTGTTGCTCACAGGGGTATCGCTCTCCACGACAGGTTTGGTGTCGACAACCGCGGCAGTAGACGCTTCATTAGCCTCTACTGGGGATGTTGATTCTGCGTTCTGTGCCGCTGGATTATTGCGCTTACGTTGGCGCGCAGCGCGGCTCTTGCCCGCAGGGCTAGTTTTAGACGGACGTTGCGGGTCCTTTGGGGTCTGCTCCATATGAATCCAGTGTTCCTATCATGCCAATGATGGCGTCATCTCCTGCACCCCCAATCACGCTAATGTCACGACAACCACGTTGTCGAGCCAGCTGGGCAATGCGCTCTACTGGCACAAGCCAGCGTTGTTGGCAAAGCCACGGGTGTGCGGCGATCGGCACCTGTTGAAAGAAGTTCTCTAGAATTTCGCCACTGGTTGCCAGTATGGCGGTAACTCCCGTTTGTTGC
The genomic region above belongs to Ferrimonas lipolytica and contains:
- the rarD gene encoding EamA family transporter RarD, which codes for MPQQEQRTGTLYAIAAYVMWGIAPLYFAAVKSIPADEIVMHRVIWSFGLVLALVLLQKQWGQVRTLLRRPKIIGLLFLSASVIACNWLVFIWAVTNDHVIDASLGYFINPLLNVALGVMLLSERPGKLSLVAVALAAIGVLYQLVQFGSVPYVSLFLASSFGIYGLIRKQIKVQATTGLLIETALLLPFALLYWSLIDTASGDMSSNPLNINLLLVLSGVVTTLPLLAFSAAAVRIPFYLLGMLQYIGPSLMLVMALTIFGEQFNPEQTVTFGCIWLALILMSAEALTKARARRKAKRSSAA
- a CDS encoding uroporphyrinogen-III C-methyltransferase, coding for MEQTPKDPQRPSKTSPAGKSRAARQRKRNNPAAQNAESTSPVEANEASTAAVVDTKPVVESDTPVSNNTGAAAPTPKAVQVDPANGNTQAEPVRDKQGGGAAITISLIALVIGLGSAVFTGWHFLQGQQERQTNALLSNDIADLKSQLAQQSSRAQGSLEQLQQQQQGNAEKMGALISNVKQAELRIQAEQEKVRNAQPQDWLLAEANYLLQMAERKLILEQDPDTAMMLLKDADARLALLSSPQLKPIRQALQNDLAKVQNLPRVDRDGIGMAMEALVQEIDNLPLNRVELPEVIEQPQSSEVSTDMTQWRANLVASWRALMDDFITVRRRQEQVQPLLAPAQEWYLREHLRGKLSQAQLALYLGDEAAMDQALKTAQGWVRDYFNLETPQVESALKRMATWQNADLAKVQSIQFSAAEPLHELVAKSLLKEAP
- a CDS encoding heme biosynthesis HemY N-terminal domain-containing protein, whose translation is MIRLLIYAVLVIAGLIAGPQLVEYKGYVMISVADYTVETSLVALVIIALVLFAGLQLLEWLVIKLINTTGATMLMPKRWRQRRAKQHTLSGFLALAEQDWSKAEKAMAKGAKAGEAPMINYFAAARAAHQRGDSEAWQGYLTQAEKQPDAITTAAITRVRYLLEDGEFEQARTQLDGLDAGVKSKPTVRRLALALYRKQQDWDALAELIPLISKDKALPAAELAQLPIEVEQARFAICETVDGVKNRWDALPRQLKKRQDLQVLYAQQLVRLGANDKARAFLLDKLPKGQPEEAMLNVLLDASAGAEEELGNVLRRKYPNADVAALEDCYGTLAERHKSYDKALNHRQQALANEATVARYQGVITLQEQLGQRDRALTNYRKMLELMQA